From Desulfitibacter sp. BRH_c19, a single genomic window includes:
- a CDS encoding acetaldehyde dehydrogenase (acetylating) encodes MKNKVKVAILGPGNIGTDLMFKITKSRYMELEYVVGIQETEGLKLARKREIKTTSNGIKDILGINDIKIVFDATSAKAHSMHADLLGAAGIFTIDLTPAAIGAYCVPSINFDYAILNDDNVNMVTCGGQATIPIVAAINSVADVSYAEIVASLSSKSAGPGTRQNIDEFTQTTKKAIEKIAGADLAKAIIILNPAEPPILMKNTIYTIVKKPDIEIIKESVKKMVAQINEYVPGYRVVMGPILSVDKITTMIEVEGSGDFLPSYSGNLDIMTCAAVQVGEKYASKLLGVKK; translated from the coding sequence ATGAAGAACAAGGTAAAAGTTGCAATACTCGGACCAGGTAATATAGGGACTGACCTTATGTTTAAGATCACAAAAAGTAGATACATGGAATTAGAGTACGTTGTGGGAATACAGGAAACTGAAGGGCTAAAATTAGCACGCAAACGAGAGATTAAAACTACTTCGAATGGTATTAAGGATATTCTTGGTATCAATGATATAAAGATAGTTTTTGATGCGACTAGTGCGAAAGCTCATTCAATGCATGCAGATTTGCTAGGGGCTGCAGGTATATTCACTATAGATTTAACACCAGCTGCTATCGGGGCATATTGTGTCCCATCAATTAATTTCGACTACGCAATATTAAATGATGATAATGTTAATATGGTTACTTGTGGCGGCCAGGCAACTATACCTATAGTCGCTGCAATAAACAGCGTTGCTGATGTAAGTTATGCAGAAATAGTTGCTAGTTTAAGTAGTAAAAGTGCAGGACCTGGAACAAGGCAGAATATTGATGAATTTACTCAAACTACTAAAAAGGCAATAGAGAAAATTGCTGGGGCAGATCTTGCAAAGGCAATTATCATTTTAAATCCAGCAGAACCACCAATTCTTATGAAAAATACAATTTATACTATAGTAAAGAAACCAGATATAGAGATAATTAAGGAATCTGTTAAAAAAATGGTGGCACAAATTAATGAATATGTTCCGGGATATAGGGTGGTAATGGGGCCTATACTTTCTGTTGATAAAATAACAACAATGATTGAAGTTGAAGGAAGTGGAGATTTTCTACCTAGTTACTCCGGTAATTTAGACATAATGACATGTGCTGCAGTACAAGTAGGTGAAAAATATGCTAGTAAGTTATTGGGGGTTAAGAAATGA
- a CDS encoding 4-hydroxy-2-oxovalerate aldolase, producing MKTVYIKDTTLRDGSHAISHQFMPKDISEIALSLEDAGADIISVGHGDGLGGSSLQYGLGAITDLQYVNAAASVLNKAKLQVLLLPGIGTINDLKLAKKHGANVAGISTHITEADIAEQHIKVARDMGMFTIGYLIMCHMESTEKLTEQALLMESYGAEVIYITDSAGAFLPHEVKQRVCALKNNLSIPVGFHAHNNLGLAIANSLVAIKEGATYIDSSLMGFGAGAGNCSTEMLLAVLKKMEIPTNMDLYKTIDAGNQVLLPLLKEKGVSLPRFTSDTLMLGYAGVYSSFLIHVKKAAEQFDVDSRDVLVELGNRKAVGGQEDWIIQVAHEISLNSLS from the coding sequence ATGAAGACTGTATATATAAAGGATACTACACTTAGGGATGGAAGCCATGCAATTTCTCATCAATTCATGCCAAAAGACATTTCTGAAATTGCACTAAGCTTAGAAGATGCTGGAGCAGATATTATTTCGGTGGGCCACGGCGATGGACTTGGTGGTAGTAGTTTGCAATATGGATTGGGTGCTATAACTGATTTACAATATGTAAATGCAGCAGCATCAGTTTTGAATAAAGCGAAGCTTCAGGTTCTCTTGTTACCAGGAATAGGTACTATTAATGATTTGAAGTTAGCAAAGAAGCATGGAGCGAACGTGGCAGGAATCTCAACTCACATTACTGAGGCGGATATAGCTGAGCAACATATAAAAGTCGCTAGAGATATGGGGATGTTCACTATCGGTTATCTAATCATGTGCCATATGGAATCTACAGAGAAACTAACAGAACAGGCTTTATTAATGGAAAGCTATGGAGCAGAAGTAATATATATTACAGATTCTGCTGGAGCATTTCTCCCACATGAAGTAAAACAAAGGGTTTGTGCTTTAAAGAATAACCTTTCTATACCAGTAGGTTTTCATGCCCACAACAATTTGGGATTAGCTATAGCAAATAGTTTGGTGGCAATTAAAGAGGGAGCAACTTACATAGATAGTTCTCTTATGGGGTTTGGTGCAGGTGCAGGAAACTGTTCTACAGAAATGCTGTTAGCAGTTTTGAAAAAGATGGAGATTCCAACAAACATGGATTTATATAAAACTATTGATGCTGGAAACCAAGTACTTCTCCCATTGTTGAAAGAAAAAGGGGTTTCTTTGCCGAGATTTACCTCTGATACGCTAATGCTTGGTTATGCGGGGGTTTATTCTAGCTTTTTAATACATGTGAAGAAAGCTGCTGAACAATTCGATGTTGACTCAAGGGATGTGTTGGTTGAACTGGGTAACAGAAAGGCTGTAGGAGGTCAAGAAGACTGGATTATTCAAGTGGCTCATGAAATTTCTTTAAATTCTTTATCGTAA
- a CDS encoding dihydroxy-acid dehydratase (catalyzes the dehydration of 2,3-dihydroxy-3-methylbutanoate to 3-methyl-2-oxobutanoate in valine and isoleucine biosynthesis) — protein sequence MRSHVITQGMERATHRELFHAMGLLEEEMNQPLVAVVNSFNEVMPGHFHLNTITKAVKEGVRMGGGTPLEFPVIAVCDGLAQAHIGMLYPLASREHIIDSIEIMINAHAFDAMVLITNCDKITPAMLMAAARLNIPSIVVSGGPMLSGCWNGKKVSLTDLYESIGLVKRGEMTEEELYELEKVALPGAGACNLLGTANSMNILTEVMGMSLPGTGTTPAVSGKRLALAKRAGIQVMELLKKDIKPKDILTQKAIENAITFDMAIGGSSNTTLHLPAIANAAGMELSLEKFNEYAEKVPHLVKMKPAGDHFPEDFDRAGSASALMKELAEKGLMHTDALTVTGTNIEENIKNAKVLDNDVIRSFDNCYTNTGGLKILKGTLAPGGAVCKKGGVVKEMYVHKGLARVFNSEDEAISAIYSESINSGEIVVVRYEGPKGGPGMREMVTATAALIGMGLGGSVALVTDGRFSGATKGAAIGHVSPEAAEGGPIALIEEGDIISFDLEKGILDLEVPQDILDKRLEKWVPKDLDVPQYSYLRRYAKHVSSASKGAIFE from the coding sequence ATGAGAAGCCATGTAATTACTCAGGGAATGGAGAGAGCAACTCATAGGGAGTTATTTCACGCAATGGGTTTACTGGAGGAAGAAATGAATCAACCATTAGTGGCTGTTGTCAATTCTTTTAATGAAGTAATGCCCGGTCATTTTCATTTAAATACTATTACTAAGGCTGTAAAAGAAGGAGTTAGGATGGGAGGGGGAACTCCACTAGAATTTCCAGTAATAGCTGTTTGTGATGGACTAGCTCAAGCTCATATTGGAATGTTATACCCGTTAGCTAGTAGGGAGCATATTATTGACTCCATTGAAATAATGATAAACGCTCATGCGTTTGATGCAATGGTTTTAATTACAAACTGTGACAAAATTACCCCAGCAATGTTAATGGCAGCAGCTCGTCTTAATATTCCTTCAATTGTAGTTAGTGGTGGGCCTATGCTTTCGGGTTGTTGGAATGGTAAAAAAGTAAGTTTAACTGATTTATATGAGAGCATTGGTTTAGTAAAAAGAGGGGAAATGACAGAAGAAGAACTTTATGAACTAGAAAAAGTGGCTTTACCTGGTGCTGGTGCATGCAATTTACTCGGGACAGCAAATTCTATGAATATTTTGACAGAAGTAATGGGAATGTCACTTCCAGGGACTGGTACAACCCCTGCGGTAAGTGGTAAAAGATTAGCTCTTGCTAAGAGAGCGGGTATACAGGTTATGGAATTGTTAAAGAAGGACATAAAACCAAAAGATATATTAACCCAAAAAGCAATAGAAAATGCTATTACTTTTGATATGGCAATTGGTGGGTCTTCAAATACTACCCTTCATTTACCTGCTATAGCCAATGCAGCTGGAATGGAGTTAAGTTTAGAAAAATTTAATGAATATGCAGAAAAAGTTCCGCATTTAGTAAAAATGAAACCAGCTGGTGATCACTTTCCAGAAGACTTCGATAGGGCAGGATCAGCTAGTGCATTAATGAAGGAGCTAGCAGAAAAAGGGCTAATGCATACTGATGCTTTAACAGTAACGGGGACTAACATTGAAGAAAATATTAAGAATGCAAAAGTATTGGATAATGACGTTATTCGTTCCTTCGATAACTGCTATACAAATACTGGAGGTCTAAAAATTTTAAAAGGAACGTTGGCTCCCGGTGGAGCAGTATGCAAAAAGGGGGGAGTCGTAAAGGAAATGTACGTGCATAAAGGATTGGCAAGAGTATTTAATTCGGAAGATGAAGCCATTAGTGCCATCTACTCAGAAAGTATTAATTCTGGAGAAATTGTAGTTGTGAGATACGAAGGTCCTAAAGGAGGACCTGGCATGCGTGAAATGGTAACTGCAACGGCAGCTTTAATTGGAATGGGTTTAGGCGGTTCTGTGGCACTAGTAACTGATGGCCGTTTTTCCGGAGCAACAAAAGGTGCTGCAATTGGTCATGTTTCCCCAGAAGCAGCTGAGGGAGGACCAATTGCATTGATCGAGGAAGGGGATATCATTAGCTTTGATTTAGAAAAAGGAATACTGGACTTAGAAGTTCCTCAAGATATTTTAGATAAGAGATTAGAAAAATGGGTACCTAAAGATCTTGATGTACCTCAATACAGTTACCTGAGGAGGTATGCAAAACATGTAAGTTCTGCATCTAAAGGAGCTATTTTTGAATAA
- a CDS encoding C4-dicarboxylate ABC transporter substrate-binding protein: protein MKKLLSLVVIMFILVSISACSSNSSNEQPNDNNEVVNNEMEMVEFKIGITVDLDSHYGKGLLEMKRLLEQYSDNKMTLNIFENSKLGNERDMIEGVSMGTLDMVLSSTGPLPNFSPMFMIFDLPFIIKDRDAGYKFMDGLKGQEILDSLESKNIKGLGFWENGFRNVTNNEKEIKSPEDIKGLKIRTMENPIHLASFKQLGATPTPMAWGEVFTALQQGTIDGQENPLVGIHSTKVYEVQKYISLTEHFYSPAVLMVNKSKFDSLSSEMQDVLIKAEKEAREWEREYCRQMDTELIQTLKDEGVVITEVDKSEWQKAVEPVYKEFEDQIPADLIKALKDSK, encoded by the coding sequence ATGAAAAAATTGTTAAGTTTAGTGGTTATTATGTTTATTCTGGTCTCAATTAGCGCATGCAGTAGTAATAGCAGCAATGAGCAGCCTAATGATAATAATGAAGTAGTGAATAATGAAATGGAAATGGTGGAATTTAAAATAGGGATTACAGTCGACCTTGATTCTCATTACGGTAAAGGATTACTTGAAATGAAGAGATTGCTTGAGCAATACTCTGATAACAAAATGACGTTGAATATATTTGAGAATTCGAAATTAGGTAATGAAAGGGATATGATTGAGGGTGTAAGTATGGGGACCTTAGATATGGTTCTGTCCTCAACAGGTCCTCTACCAAACTTTTCTCCAATGTTTATGATTTTTGATTTACCTTTTATAATAAAGGACAGAGATGCGGGATATAAGTTTATGGATGGTTTAAAAGGGCAAGAAATTTTAGATAGCTTAGAATCTAAGAATATTAAAGGACTAGGTTTCTGGGAAAATGGATTTCGTAATGTCACAAATAATGAGAAAGAAATAAAGAGTCCTGAAGATATAAAAGGATTGAAAATACGAACAATGGAAAACCCTATTCACCTTGCCAGTTTTAAACAACTTGGGGCAACTCCCACTCCTATGGCTTGGGGCGAAGTATTTACAGCCCTTCAACAAGGTACAATTGATGGACAAGAAAACCCACTTGTGGGGATACACTCAACAAAAGTATATGAAGTACAGAAATACATTTCTCTTACAGAACACTTTTATTCACCAGCAGTATTAATGGTAAATAAAAGTAAATTTGACAGCTTATCTTCTGAAATGCAGGATGTACTAATTAAGGCGGAAAAAGAGGCAAGAGAGTGGGAAAGAGAATACTGCAGACAAATGGATACCGAATTAATACAAACACTTAAAGACGAAGGTGTTGTAATAACAGAGGTTGATAAAAGTGAGTGGCAAAAAGCTGTAGAACCTGTTTATAAGGAATTTGAGGATCAAATACCAGCAGATTTGATTAAGGCTTTAAAAGATTCAAAATAG
- a CDS encoding C4-dicarboxylate ABC transporter permease: MGLVLFSSLFIFLFSGIPIAIALSTAALLGVLLTDTTVPLIVVSQRMFTSIDSFPFMAAPFFILAGNLMEKGGISKRLIKFCQSILGFLSSSLGIITIVASAFFGAISGSNVATVAAIGGIMIPAMVKAGYPKNLSAAISASSGTLGVVIPPSIPMVTYGITASVSIGRLFLAGFIPGLLLAGVISVCVLFLARGCEEKEEVHSFEFKDLLLSFKDAIWAILMPIIILGGIYGGVFTPTEAAAVAAVYALIVSVFIYKEIEMKDLKPVFINSAVTSSVILFIVSCSAPFAWLMTNASVPEAVSSAILAMFDNKYIILLLLNFILLTLGMFMETQSIILLMTPILIPLALSLGIDLTALGIIIVVNTSIGMITPPLAVNLFVASSISKSTIEQVSKSVMPFLIAEVAIVLLITFYPGIITWLPDLLGK, encoded by the coding sequence GTGGGATTAGTATTATTTAGTAGTTTATTTATTTTTCTTTTTAGTGGTATTCCTATTGCAATTGCACTCAGTACCGCAGCTCTTTTAGGGGTGCTTCTGACCGACACAACGGTTCCTTTAATAGTTGTGTCTCAGCGTATGTTTACTTCTATTGATAGTTTTCCATTTATGGCAGCCCCTTTCTTTATATTGGCGGGTAATTTAATGGAAAAAGGAGGAATATCAAAAAGATTAATAAAATTTTGCCAATCGATTTTGGGATTTCTTTCATCTAGTTTAGGTATTATAACAATCGTTGCTTCCGCATTTTTTGGAGCCATATCGGGTTCAAATGTTGCAACTGTTGCAGCTATAGGTGGAATTATGATTCCTGCTATGGTTAAAGCAGGTTACCCTAAAAATTTATCAGCCGCTATTAGTGCATCTTCAGGAACTTTAGGAGTTGTTATTCCTCCAAGTATACCTATGGTGACTTATGGGATTACGGCATCTGTCTCTATAGGAAGGCTTTTCTTGGCAGGATTTATTCCAGGACTCTTATTGGCTGGAGTTATAAGTGTTTGTGTATTATTTTTAGCAAGAGGTTGTGAGGAAAAAGAGGAAGTCCATAGTTTTGAATTTAAAGATCTCCTATTAAGTTTTAAAGATGCGATTTGGGCGATACTAATGCCTATAATAATTTTGGGTGGAATTTATGGGGGAGTATTTACACCAACCGAAGCTGCCGCTGTAGCAGCTGTATATGCATTAATTGTCAGTGTTTTTATATATAAAGAAATTGAAATGAAGGATTTAAAACCAGTATTTATCAATTCAGCTGTTACATCATCAGTCATATTATTCATTGTATCATGTTCAGCGCCGTTTGCATGGTTAATGACTAATGCTAGTGTTCCTGAAGCGGTTTCATCTGCAATTTTGGCTATGTTTGACAATAAATATATTATTTTACTGCTTTTAAATTTTATTCTACTAACTCTGGGTATGTTTATGGAAACTCAATCTATAATATTACTTATGACTCCAATACTAATACCCCTTGCATTAAGTTTGGGTATTGACCTAACAGCATTAGGTATAATAATTGTTGTGAACACATCTATAGGTATGATTACGCCTCCTTTAGCAGTTAATCTATTTGTAGCAAGTTCTATAAGTAAAAGTACTATTGAGCAAGTTTCTAAAAGTGTTATGCCCTTTTTAATTGCAGAAGTCGCTATTGTACTATTAATAACATTTTATCCGGGTATCATTACATGGTTACCTGATTTGCTGGGTAAATAA
- a CDS encoding 3-methyl-2-oxobutanoate hydroxymethyltransferase, with the protein MVKKTVFDFNNMVKHGEKFIYLTAYDYLTAKMMEKAEVDMILVGDSLGMACLGYETTHPVTIEDMIHHCKAVRRGAPNTFIIGDLPFMAYQVSDEQAVENAGRLIKESGVDAVKAEGGGPRTLSRIKAINEAGILVMGHLGLTPQTMGQLGGFKTQGRSAQDAFKIVKEAKDTEKAGAFSILVEAVPSEVGKIVTDKADIPIFGVGAGPFTHGQALTYADLVGLYDEFSPKFVRKYANIGEIITNSFSEFKRDVISGQFPVEGEHTYKMKEEEILKFHKLLEEI; encoded by the coding sequence ATGGTAAAAAAAACAGTATTTGATTTCAATAATATGGTGAAACATGGGGAAAAGTTCATTTATCTTACTGCGTATGATTATTTAACGGCTAAGATGATGGAAAAAGCAGAAGTTGATATGATACTTGTCGGAGATTCATTAGGTATGGCTTGTCTTGGTTATGAAACTACTCACCCTGTTACCATAGAAGATATGATCCATCACTGTAAAGCTGTTCGTAGAGGGGCTCCAAATACATTTATAATCGGTGACCTACCATTTATGGCTTATCAAGTTTCAGATGAACAGGCTGTGGAAAATGCAGGAAGGTTAATAAAAGAATCTGGGGTTGATGCGGTAAAAGCCGAGGGAGGAGGACCTAGAACCTTAAGTAGGATTAAAGCAATCAATGAAGCGGGAATATTAGTAATGGGACACTTAGGCCTTACACCACAGACCATGGGTCAATTAGGGGGATTTAAGACTCAAGGGCGTAGCGCACAAGATGCTTTCAAAATAGTCAAAGAAGCTAAAGATACTGAAAAAGCTGGTGCATTTAGTATACTAGTGGAAGCTGTTCCATCCGAAGTCGGTAAAATAGTAACAGATAAAGCTGACATACCTATTTTTGGAGTTGGGGCAGGTCCTTTTACTCATGGGCAAGCTCTAACGTATGCTGATCTGGTAGGTCTTTATGATGAATTTTCACCTAAATTTGTAAGGAAATATGCTAATATTGGTGAAATAATTACCAATTCCTTTAGCGAATTTAAAAGGGATGTAATATCAGGCCAATTCCCAGTAGAAGGAGAACACACATACAAGATGAAAGAGGAAGAAATATTAAAATTTCATAAATTGCTAGAAGAAATATAG